In Benincasa hispida cultivar B227 chromosome 8, ASM972705v1, whole genome shotgun sequence, the sequence CCCACACTCTCCCCTCGTGAAAACATCTCCGCCGTCTGGCGTGACCTCCACGGCGCCTCCGACTGGGACGGCCTCCTCGACCCTCTCCACCCTTTCCTCCGCCGTGAAATCGTCAAATACGGCGAATTCGCTCAAGCAACTTACGACGCTTTTGACTTCGACCCACTTTCTGAATTCTGCGGTAGTTGCAGATACAACCGCCACAAACTCTTCAACGAATTGGGTTTAGCTCAAAACGGCTACAAAGTTACAAAATACATCTACGCGTTGTCCCCTGTTGACGGCCCTGATTGGTTCGAAAGCTCCAAAATCGGCGAAGTCTGGAGCCGGGATTCGAATTGGATGGGATTTGTCGCCGTTAGCACCGATGAAGAAAGTGACAGAATCGGGCGGAGAGATATCCTCGTTGCTTGGAGAGGGACGGTTACACCGACGGAATGGTATATCGAtttaaaaaccaagttgaaGAAAATCGACCGGAGCGACAAGAAAGTGAAAGTCCAACGTGGGTTTTTAACAATTTACAAATCCAAAGACGAGGAATCAAAATTCAACAAAACCAGCGCATCGGAGCAAGTAATGGAAGAGTTAAACAGACTAATAAATTTCTTCAAAGAAAAAGGCGACAGAGAAATCAGTTTAACCATAACAGGGCACAGTCTCGGCGGTGCTCTGTCTCTGTTAACAGCGTACGAAGCAGGGGTTTTATTCCCGACGGGCGTACACATCAGCGTGGTGTCATTCGGAGCTCCGAGAGTTGGGAATTTAACGTTTAGAGAGAAATTAAACGAAATGGGAGTGAAAACGCTACGTGTAGTGATCGGACAAGACATTGTTCCAAAACTTCCGGGTTTGTTTGTGAATTCGATAGTGAACAAGTTGAGCTTGGTGACGGGGAAGTTGAATTGGGTGTATCGACAT encodes:
- the LOC120082636 gene encoding phospholipase A1-Igamma1, chloroplastic, whose amino-acid sequence is MEAKMATPRGVAMKRVTMLRNGTKKTKWYWKLKFGIRLKAIRSAISSSLHNQRRRLTCSTAIPTNTPVNGIVSPLVVHQSRSSSKKNELRLAKPLASLLRMPLRAADFIDFGNHMTPTLSPRENISAVWRDLHGASDWDGLLDPLHPFLRREIVKYGEFAQATYDAFDFDPLSEFCGSCRYNRHKLFNELGLAQNGYKVTKYIYALSPVDGPDWFESSKIGEVWSRDSNWMGFVAVSTDEESDRIGRRDILVAWRGTVTPTEWYIDLKTKLKKIDRSDKKVKVQRGFLTIYKSKDEESKFNKTSASEQVMEELNRLINFFKEKGDREISLTITGHSLGGALSLLTAYEAGVLFPTGVHISVVSFGAPRVGNLTFREKLNEMGVKTLRVVIGQDIVPKLPGLFVNSIVNKLSLVTGKLNWVYRHVGKELRMDMYMSPYLKRESDMTGSHNLEIYLHLVDGFVSRKGKFRWNSRRDVALVNKGSDMLVEELRIPQFWYQLPHKGLIKNRFGRWVKPGRNPEDIPSPFSQPSHV